A segment of the Odoribacter splanchnicus DSM 20712 genome:
GAAGACATCATCCAACAGCTGACCAGCCATAAAAATGTGTTGGTAGAACAACGCAGCCGTTTAACAGCCCGTTTTGTCGTAGCCGACAATTAAAACGATCCTGCCAATGAAAAAACTATCTATCATCATACCTGCCTATAATGAGGAACGTTCGATTTCCCAAATTCTCGGAAAAATACACCAGACCCGATTGATTGGAGAAACAGAAAAAGAGATCCTCATTATCGACGACGGTTCAAAAGACAGTACAGCTGAAAAATGCCGGCAATTCATGCAGGCCCACCCCGATCTGGATATACATTATCACCTCCAGCCTTTCAATCAGGGGAAAGGAGCAGCGTTGAGAACAGGCATAGCATTAGCGACAGGAGATTGGATCATCATTCAGGATGCAGACCTGGAATATGACCCCGAAGATTATAATCCTTTATTACAGTGGGTGATCGAAAACAATGCCAAAGTAGTCTATGGTTCCCGTTTCCTGAAACCTTCGAACAAACATTCTTACCTGCGTTTTTATTTAGGCGGGAGATTAGTCACTTTTGTCACGAATCTCTTATACGGCCAACATCTGACAGACGAACCGACCTGTTATAAATTCTTCGATGCACAATTTTTAAAATCCATTCCATTAAAATGCCAGGGCTTTGAATTTTGTCCGGAAGTAACGGCAAAAGTTTGTAAGAAAGGAATCAAAATCCACGAAATACCGATCAATTACTACCCGCGTAGCATCGCCGAAGGGAAAAAAATAAATTGGAAAGATGGCCTGGAAGCCATCTGGACTCTGTTAAAATATCGTTTTAAAAACTAACAGGATGGAGAAAAAAACAAATTATTCAATTCAGACGTTACTAGAGAGCCGTTCCTTTTTATATGTCTTATTACTCATCGTTACGATCTGTTTTGTGAGTACCTACACTAAGATTTACGATGTAAAACTGGATATGAACGGAGATAATATCCATTATTATGCTTTGGGAAAAGCGCTGGCAGAAGGCAAAGGATTTACCAATACCATTTCTTTTTCCGAAACTCCACATACTCATTTCCCACCGGGATATCCGGTTTTTGTCGCCGGAGTGATGAAATTCTTTCCGGATAATATCAATGCCGTAAAGATAGCAAACGGTATCTTGCTCTATGCCGCTATCTTGCTGCTTTTCTTTTTATTGAAAAAAATATCGGGAAGTATCATCGTTGCTTTCCTGACTTGTGTATTTTGTTCTATTCATGCAGAGATATTGCGGTATGCCACGATCATGATGAGTGAAATGCTTTTCCTGTTTTGTAGCGTGGCAGCAATCTTCCTGATGCTAAGCATAAAACCGGAACAACTTTTTACCAAAAAAGGGGTACGGGATACGATCTTACTCGTTCTTCTTCTGTTCCTGGTCAACTATATCTATTTTGTCCGGACTATGGGCACTTCGCTCATTCTGGCAATTATCATTTATAGCGGTATACTCTTTCTCAAACCGTGTTATGCCCTGTACAAAAATAGAAAAGCCCTGGAAGAATCCCCGTCCCGGAAAACTTCTTTCCAACAGCTACTGAGATACGGATTATTGTTCGTATTACTCGCCGGTTCGTTCTGGGGTACGAAAACGGCCTGGGACATACGGAACAAAAACGTCGGCAAAACAAGCAACGATTACATCAGTGACTTTATGAAAAAACCGAATGGACAAACGATGGCCAATTGGGACGACTGGAAAAACCGGATTACCGATAATTTCGGATCCTATCTGAACAAATGGCTGCCCAACGCCATTTTGAATACCCCCTATAATCTGAATGCCAAATCTTCCGGGGGAGAAATTTTCCGGGGGATGCTGATCGCATTTCTGATCATTTTCGGTCTCATCAAATTGCCCAAAGGCGGATTGCTCCTGTTTCTCTATTTGGGTGCAACCATGGCAGTCCTGCTCGTGTGGCCGGAACAATACGGCGGTCTTCGCTATTTCATCGCCGCTATTCCTTTTTTCATCTTCCTGTTTTTCTACGGTATAAATGCGGTGATTCTTTATCCGGGTAAACGCCGGAGAAAAAATATTCCGGTATTCTTACCGGCTGCCTGCATGATTATCTTTGCCCTGATTTTCATGTTTCCTGCCTATTCCCAGGCTTTGGTCGAAAAAAAGCAGCTGGCGAAATACAAAACCTGGAGTCCTGAAATTGCCGGAAATGCTTTTGCAGAATTTACGGCTGCCATGCAATGGTGCGGGAAAAATCTTCCCGATAGCGCACGGGTGATTTGCCGGAAACCGGAAATATTCTTTATGTACTCGGGAGGGAAAAAATGCGGTAGTTTTTCCCAATACGGAAAACCGGAAGATATCCTGCAACAGCTGATCGGTCAAAAAGCCACCCATGTCATCATCGACCATTGGTTTCGGCATGCCTACTATACGTTGTATCCGCTGATCTCGACACATTATCCGGAAAAATTCAAATTCGTCGGTAAGTTTGAAAGCCGGGGAGCCCAACAGGAACCCCCGACCCTCATTTTCGAATTTCATCCCGACTGGACTAAGCCTGAGACAAATGCACAATAATTTTATCTGATTATAAAAGAGAACTGTATCAATTTCCATTCAAAAATGATATATTTGCACTTTGTTTTTATAAAAGTGCACAACAAGGTGTGTCATTTACTATTGCAAATATAAAAATCACCTATAATGAACGAGAAATTTCCTGAATACAAAGGCCTGGATCTTTCTGAGGTAAACAAAGAGATATTAAAAACCTGGGAAGAAAACAAGACTTTCGAAATGAGTTTGAAGACACGGGAAGGTCACCCTTCATTCGTTTTCTATGAAGGTCCTCCTTCAGCGAACGGCATGCCCGGAATCCATCATGTGATGGCCAGAACCATTAAGGATGTCATTTGCCGTTATAAAACTCTGCAAGGATTTTTAGTAGAACGTAAAGCAGGCTGGGATACGCATGGTCTCCCTGTAGAACTCGGTGTAGAAAAAAAATTAGGAATCACCAAAGAGGCTATCGGTAAAACGATCAGCGTCGTGGAATATAACAAAGAATGTCGTGCAGATGTCATGAAATTCACTAAAGAATGGGAAGATCTGACAAAGCAAATGGGATATTGGGTAGACATGAAAAATCCCTATATCACTTATGACAACCGATATATCGAAACGTTATGGTATCTATTGAAGAAATTGTATGAAAAAGGATTTCTTTATAAAGGTTATACCATACAGCCTTATTCTCCGGCTGCGGGTACCGGTCTGAGTACACACGAACTGAACCAACCGGGATGTTACCGGGATGTAAAGGATACGACTTGTGTCGCCCAATTCAAGGTAATCCGGGACGAAAAATCCGAAAAGCTGTTTGCTGACAGCGAACCGGTATATATTCTGGCGTGGACAACTACACCCTGGACTTTGCCTTCCAATACCGCCCTGGCTGTAGGACCCAATATCACTTATTATGTCGTAAAGACTTATAATCCTTATACCTATCTTCCGGTGACCGTCATTTTGGCCAAAGACCGGTTCAGTGCCTATTTCAATCCCAAAGCCGAAAGTTTGGCCCTGGAAGATTATCAGGCAGGAGACAAATTGATTCCCTATCGGAAAGTCGGGGAATTCAAAGGTCCGGAACTCGAAGGTATCCGTTATGAACAGCTGATGCCCTGGATGCGTCCCGAAGGAGATGCGTTCCGGGTAATCCTCGGGGATTATGTGAGTACAGAAGACGGAACCGGCATCGTACATATCGCTCCGACTTTCGGTGCCGACGACGACCGGGTTGCCAAACAAGCCGGAATCGCTCCGATGTTATTGGTCGACAAAGACGGTAATAAACAACCGATGGTCGATAAACGCGGACGTCTTTTCGTTTTGGAAGAAATCGATCCCGAATTTGTAAAGAGCCATGTCAATACCGAACTTTACAGTGAATATGCCGGCCGGTTTGTCAAAAACGCTTATGACCCTCAACTGACTGAAGAAGATGCCACCCTCGACATCGACCTGTCCGTCATGCTGAAAAAAGAAAATAAAGCATTCAAGGTCGAGAAACACGAACACAATTATCCGCATTGCTGGCGTACCGATAAACCGGTATTGTACTATCCTTTGGATTCGTGGTTTATCAAAACTACCGCTGTACGTGAACGGATGATCGAGCTCAACAAGACTATCAACTGGAAACCGGCCAGTACGGGCGAAGGACGGTTTGGGAAGTGGCTGGAAAATCTGGTTGACTGGAACCTTTCGCGTTCACGTTACTGGGGCACTCCGCTCCCCATCTGGATAAGTGAAGACGGCACAGAAAAAAAATGTATCGGTTCGGTAGCAGAACTAGTCGAAGAGATCGAAAAATCGATCCAGGCCGGCTTTATGCAGGAAAATCCTTATCAGGGATTTATTGCCGGTGATTATTCTAAAGAGAATTACGATAAAATAGATTTGCATCGTCCTTATGTCGACGACATCATTTTGGTGTCAGACAGCGGACAAAAAATGTACCGGGAAAAAGATCTGATCGACGTGTGGTTCGACTCAGGCGCTATGCCCTATGCTCAGCTTCATTATCCATTCGAACATCGCGAAGATATCGATCAGAAACTGCGCTTTCCGGCAGACTTTATCGCCGAAGGTGTCGATCAGACCCGGGGCTGGTTTTTCACCCTGCATGCCATCGCGACAATGGCTTTCGACTCGGTTGCCTTCAAGAACATCATTTCCAACGGGCTGGTATTAGATGCCAAGGGCAATAAAATGTCCAAACGGCTCGGGAATGCAGTAGATCCTTTTTCTACGATAGCCACTTATGGATCGGACCCATTGCGTTGGTATATGATTACTAACTCGCAGCCCTGGGATAACCTGAAGTTCGACATGGCAGGTATCGACGAGGTGAAACGTAAATTTTTCGGAACCCTCTACAATACCTACGGTTTCTTCGCTTTGTATGCCAATGTAGACCATTTCCGCTATGCAGAGGCAGAAGTCGCTATTGAAGAACGTCCCGAGATCGATCGTTGGATTCTGTCTTTACTGAATTCTCTGATCAAGGAAGTGACCGAAGCTTACGAAAAATACGAACCGACCAGGGCAGGCCGGGCTATTCAGGATTTCGTTATCGAAAATCTGTCCAACTGGTATGTACGTTTATCCCGGAAAAGATATTGGGGAGGTGAATACTCCCAGGATAAGATTTCCGCTTATCAGACGTTATATACTTGTCTGGAAACGATCGCTATTCTTTCGGCTCCGATCGCTCCGTTCTATATGGAAAAACTATTCGGTGACCTGAATAAAGTGACCGGACGGCACAGCGGAAGCGTACATTTAGCCGATTTCCCGAAAGCCGACGAAAAATTGATCGATAATGAACTCGAAGAGAGGATGGAACTTGCCCAACAAATCTCTTCTATGGTACTGGGCTTGAGGAGAAAAGTTCAACTTCGCGTGCGCCAACCGCTAAGCAAACTCATCATACCGATTCTGAACGATCATATGATCCGGCAACTGGACGCTGTGAAAAATATTATCCTCTCGGAAGTCAATGTTAAGGAAATCGAATACATCACCGATACGACAGATGTTTTAGTCAAGAAAATCAAACCGAATTTCAAGACTTTGGGACCGAAATACGGTAAATATATGAAGCAAATTTCCACTTTGATCGCCGCAATGGAACAAAGTGATATTTTCGAGTTCGAGAAAAATGGCCGCTATCAACTGAATATCGGTACCGAACCGATCGATTTGAGCCTGGAAGATGTCGAAATATTGTCGGAAGATATCCCGGGTTGGTTAGTCGCCAACGAAGGACGCCTGACGGTAGCTTTAGATATCAACGTAACCAAAGAATTGAAAGAAGAAGGAATTGCCCGGGAATTGATCAACCGGATTCAGAATCTTCGGAAAGAAAGTAATTTTGATGTTACGGATAAAATCACGTTAGCTATCGGCCGGCACAAAGAGATAAACGAGGCTGTCGAAAATTTCTCGCAATACATTGCCAGTCAGGTATTAGCCGAGCATATCGAACTAACGGACGAGAAGGATGATAAAGCCAGGGATATCGAGATCGACGACATTCACACCTTTATCAAAATTGAAAGAATAAACTGAATGCCGAAACCGGCGAACAATCCCGCCGGTATTTCGTATGAAGAAACATCTGTAAAATTTTCAAATGTTAATGTTTTTTATTAATTTAGACAAAAACTTATAAGCTATGGCAGAGAAGACGAGATATTCGGATGAAGAGTTGCAGGAATTTAAGGAATTAATTCTGGAGAAACTCGATAAAGCAAGAAAAGATTATGACTTGCTGAAAGGTGTCATCTCGGGAAGTGACGGGAACGATATTGCGGACACTTGTCCTACATTCAAGGTACTGGAAGAAGGAGCCTCTGTTCTTTCTAAAGAAGAGGCCGGCCGTTTAGCTCAGAGACAGGCTAAGTTTATCGCCCATTTGGAAGCAGCCT
Coding sequences within it:
- the ileS gene encoding isoleucine--tRNA ligase — translated: MNEKFPEYKGLDLSEVNKEILKTWEENKTFEMSLKTREGHPSFVFYEGPPSANGMPGIHHVMARTIKDVICRYKTLQGFLVERKAGWDTHGLPVELGVEKKLGITKEAIGKTISVVEYNKECRADVMKFTKEWEDLTKQMGYWVDMKNPYITYDNRYIETLWYLLKKLYEKGFLYKGYTIQPYSPAAGTGLSTHELNQPGCYRDVKDTTCVAQFKVIRDEKSEKLFADSEPVYILAWTTTPWTLPSNTALAVGPNITYYVVKTYNPYTYLPVTVILAKDRFSAYFNPKAESLALEDYQAGDKLIPYRKVGEFKGPELEGIRYEQLMPWMRPEGDAFRVILGDYVSTEDGTGIVHIAPTFGADDDRVAKQAGIAPMLLVDKDGNKQPMVDKRGRLFVLEEIDPEFVKSHVNTELYSEYAGRFVKNAYDPQLTEEDATLDIDLSVMLKKENKAFKVEKHEHNYPHCWRTDKPVLYYPLDSWFIKTTAVRERMIELNKTINWKPASTGEGRFGKWLENLVDWNLSRSRYWGTPLPIWISEDGTEKKCIGSVAELVEEIEKSIQAGFMQENPYQGFIAGDYSKENYDKIDLHRPYVDDIILVSDSGQKMYREKDLIDVWFDSGAMPYAQLHYPFEHREDIDQKLRFPADFIAEGVDQTRGWFFTLHAIATMAFDSVAFKNIISNGLVLDAKGNKMSKRLGNAVDPFSTIATYGSDPLRWYMITNSQPWDNLKFDMAGIDEVKRKFFGTLYNTYGFFALYANVDHFRYAEAEVAIEERPEIDRWILSLLNSLIKEVTEAYEKYEPTRAGRAIQDFVIENLSNWYVRLSRKRYWGGEYSQDKISAYQTLYTCLETIAILSAPIAPFYMEKLFGDLNKVTGRHSGSVHLADFPKADEKLIDNELEERMELAQQISSMVLGLRRKVQLRVRQPLSKLIIPILNDHMIRQLDAVKNIILSEVNVKEIEYITDTTDVLVKKIKPNFKTLGPKYGKYMKQISTLIAAMEQSDIFEFEKNGRYQLNIGTEPIDLSLEDVEILSEDIPGWLVANEGRLTVALDINVTKELKEEGIARELINRIQNLRKESNFDVTDKITLAIGRHKEINEAVENFSQYIASQVLAEHIELTDEKDDKARDIEIDDIHTFIKIERIN
- a CDS encoding glycosyltransferase family 2 protein, encoding MKKLSIIIPAYNEERSISQILGKIHQTRLIGETEKEILIIDDGSKDSTAEKCRQFMQAHPDLDIHYHLQPFNQGKGAALRTGIALATGDWIIIQDADLEYDPEDYNPLLQWVIENNAKVVYGSRFLKPSNKHSYLRFYLGGRLVTFVTNLLYGQHLTDEPTCYKFFDAQFLKSIPLKCQGFEFCPEVTAKVCKKGIKIHEIPINYYPRSIAEGKKINWKDGLEAIWTLLKYRFKN
- a CDS encoding TraR/DksA family transcriptional regulator, yielding MAEKTRYSDEELQEFKELILEKLDKARKDYDLLKGVISGSDGNDIADTCPTFKVLEEGASVLSKEEAGRLAQRQAKFIAHLEAALIRIENKTYGICRVTGKLISKERLRAVPHATLSIEAKEGKEN